The Thermoflavifilum sp. genome contains a region encoding:
- a CDS encoding TonB-dependent receptor: MPDLYAVRCMIPAVLLCLCLTTAGFFARAQEQPSVRDSLTRVHQLQEVVIQAFEEQRSWLQQPASVARLSPISLHAFAENNLLPALNTIPGIRMEQRSPSSYRLNIRGSSIRSPFGVREVKIYYNDIPLTSPGGDTYFNQLDMADMGGITLIKGPTASVYGAGIGGVMLIESPLQAAADSLPRAQLQYETGSYALQHVMAQAGWGTAQHREYLHYGYFNSRGYRQHTASWQHTASYESIWQPDNRHRADLWIHFNDLWYQTPGGLTLSEMLKNPRLARPASGPYPSADSAHAAIFQQNFIIGVHTSTRFSEALSQNSSAYLSYAHITNPTFRNMEYRREPHAGLRTVWQYAHNGSYGLLTATGGAEVQEGLFNIEDYGNSGGQPDTMQTHYNETIIQTTLFLQADLQLAQGWTATAGLSYQQTSYTFYQLYPLPYTVWHINAQAPAGNWSPRLALLKHFPTPDMSIYLNIGKAFSPPTINELLPSTNILNTNLRPQWGYNYEIGWKGYALQQRLRWEWNAYLFDLQQSISQQRDSSGADYFVNAGRTRQPGMEMQVNYQLFTHPSGMLPQTSVFSSLTLTDYTYRGYAPLGHDYTGKHIPGVSPFTWVSGLQCEWSAGISTSLLWNHTQAIPLNDANTAYSRTYNLVDIVVHYTRPVFHQQHVELYAGINNLLNQLYSLGDDVNAPAGRYFNPAPARNYYAGIRWVWK; the protein is encoded by the coding sequence ATGCCAGATCTTTACGCGGTAAGGTGCATGATTCCGGCTGTTTTACTATGCTTATGTCTTACAACTGCAGGATTTTTTGCCCGGGCACAGGAACAACCATCTGTACGAGACTCTTTGACCCGGGTGCATCAGCTACAGGAAGTGGTGATTCAGGCTTTTGAAGAACAGCGCTCCTGGCTTCAACAACCCGCATCGGTGGCCAGGTTAAGCCCCATCTCATTGCATGCATTTGCTGAAAACAATCTACTACCGGCCCTGAACACAATTCCCGGCATTCGTATGGAACAGCGCTCGCCTTCAAGCTATCGATTGAACATCCGTGGTAGCTCCATCCGCTCGCCCTTCGGGGTACGTGAGGTGAAAATCTACTACAACGATATCCCGCTGACGTCTCCTGGCGGCGACACCTACTTCAACCAGCTGGATATGGCCGACATGGGCGGGATAACCTTGATCAAAGGGCCTACAGCCAGCGTATATGGTGCCGGCATCGGGGGAGTGATGCTCATTGAAAGTCCACTGCAGGCTGCAGCCGACAGCCTGCCCCGGGCGCAATTGCAATACGAAACCGGTAGCTACGCCCTGCAGCATGTGATGGCACAAGCCGGCTGGGGCACCGCCCAACACCGCGAATACCTGCACTATGGCTATTTCAATAGCCGGGGCTACCGTCAGCATACCGCTTCCTGGCAACATACGGCCAGCTATGAATCCATCTGGCAGCCCGATAACCGGCATCGTGCCGACCTGTGGATTCATTTTAACGACCTCTGGTACCAGACGCCTGGTGGACTCACCCTGAGTGAGATGCTAAAAAATCCACGCCTGGCACGCCCGGCCAGCGGTCCTTATCCATCGGCCGACAGTGCTCATGCCGCCATTTTTCAGCAAAACTTTATCATCGGCGTGCATACTTCCACCCGATTCTCGGAGGCGCTTAGCCAGAACAGCTCGGCATATCTGTCGTATGCACATATCACCAATCCCACCTTCCGCAACATGGAATACCGCAGGGAACCACATGCCGGCTTACGCACGGTATGGCAATATGCGCATAACGGCTCCTATGGCCTCTTAACCGCAACCGGCGGAGCCGAGGTGCAGGAGGGTCTTTTCAACATCGAAGATTATGGCAATAGCGGCGGTCAGCCCGACACCATGCAAACACATTACAACGAAACCATCATCCAGACCACCCTCTTTCTCCAGGCCGATCTGCAGCTCGCCCAAGGATGGACGGCCACAGCCGGCCTCAGCTATCAACAAACAAGCTACACGTTTTACCAGCTTTATCCATTACCTTACACCGTCTGGCATATCAACGCACAGGCACCGGCCGGCAACTGGTCTCCCCGTCTGGCCCTGCTGAAACACTTCCCGACACCCGATATGTCGATTTACCTGAATATCGGCAAGGCTTTCTCTCCGCCCACCATCAACGAACTGCTGCCATCTACCAACATACTCAACACAAATCTTCGTCCGCAATGGGGCTACAACTATGAAATCGGCTGGAAGGGCTATGCCCTGCAGCAACGCCTGCGCTGGGAATGGAATGCCTACCTCTTCGATTTACAACAAAGCATCAGCCAGCAAAGGGATAGCAGCGGTGCCGACTATTTTGTGAATGCCGGCCGTACACGCCAGCCAGGCATGGAAATGCAGGTCAACTACCAGCTATTTACCCATCCTTCCGGCATGCTGCCGCAAACTTCCGTATTTTCCAGCCTCACCCTTACCGATTATACCTATCGGGGCTATGCACCTCTCGGCCATGATTATACCGGCAAGCATATTCCCGGAGTATCGCCATTCACCTGGGTCAGCGGGCTGCAATGTGAGTGGTCAGCCGGCATCAGCACTTCCCTGTTGTGGAATCACACGCAGGCTATTCCCCTCAACGATGCCAACACCGCCTACAGCCGAACGTATAACCTTGTAGATATCGTCGTGCATTATACCCGCCCGGTTTTTCACCAGCAACACGTCGAACTCTATGCAGGCATCAACAATCTGCTTAACCAGCTTTACAGCCTGGGCGATGATGTCAACGCACCAGCGGGCCGCTATTTCAATCCCGCGCCCGCCAGAAATTACTACGCAGGGATACGCTGGGTATGGAAATGA
- a CDS encoding L-threonylcarbamoyladenylate synthase, giving the protein MLLKVHPENPSPRQIQQIVSCLQAGGIIIYPTDTVYGLGCDIFHQEAIARICRIKQIPIEKAQFSFVCHDLSHLSDYARQIDNPLFRLLKNSLPGPYTFILPASKQVPKMLKTKKDTVGIRVPDNLIARTIVKELGHPILSTSLTDTYVEYYTNPEWIHEKFKKIVDIVVDGGPGGIELSTVIDCTDEIPRLIRQGKGLWQDWVSAE; this is encoded by the coding sequence ATGCTCTTAAAAGTTCATCCGGAAAATCCCTCCCCTCGCCAGATCCAACAGATCGTTTCATGCCTGCAAGCTGGTGGCATCATCATTTATCCGACCGATACGGTGTATGGACTGGGATGCGATATTTTTCACCAGGAAGCCATTGCCCGCATCTGTCGGATCAAGCAAATTCCGATTGAAAAAGCACAATTCTCTTTTGTTTGCCACGACCTGAGTCATCTTAGCGATTATGCGCGCCAGATCGATAACCCTTTGTTCCGATTACTGAAAAATTCTTTGCCGGGTCCTTATACCTTCATCCTTCCGGCCAGCAAGCAGGTTCCCAAAATGCTGAAAACAAAAAAAGATACCGTGGGCATTCGCGTACCCGACAACCTCATCGCCCGCACCATCGTGAAGGAATTAGGTCATCCCATCCTGAGTACCTCCCTCACCGATACGTATGTGGAATACTATACCAATCCGGAATGGATTCATGAAAAATTTAAAAAGATTGTGGATATCGTGGTAGATGGAGGCCCCGGCGGAATTGAATTATCCACCGTTATCGACTGTACCGATGAGATTCCCCGCCTGATCCGGCAGGGTAAGGGCCTGTGGCAGGACTGGGTAAGCGCGGAATAA
- the mtgA gene encoding monofunctional biosynthetic peptidoglycan transglycosylase, with protein sequence MAAFVTDLFRRLWRWTKRICIGLFILQFLYILLLKWVPPPTTFTMLQNRVSAWQDGAPFHYQWVSYDQISPYAKLAVMAGEDQLFPDHNGFDFKSIEKAWKHNQHNRSLRGASTISQQVARNVFLWQGRNWIRKAIEVYFTFMIEKIWGKRRILEMYLNVAQMGPHVFGIQAAAEVYFHKPASRLTREEAAMIAAVLPNPVRFRVNPPSSFTRWRQQYLLQQMRNLEGDEDIEALIRK encoded by the coding sequence ATGGCAGCATTTGTAACGGACTTATTTCGCAGGTTGTGGCGCTGGACAAAGCGCATCTGCATCGGGTTATTCATTTTGCAGTTTTTATACATTTTATTGCTGAAATGGGTGCCCCCGCCAACCACCTTTACCATGTTGCAAAATCGGGTTTCGGCCTGGCAGGATGGAGCACCGTTTCACTATCAATGGGTGAGTTACGATCAAATCTCACCATATGCCAAGTTAGCCGTGATGGCCGGGGAGGATCAACTTTTTCCGGATCATAATGGATTTGATTTCAAATCGATTGAGAAAGCCTGGAAGCACAATCAGCACAACCGTAGCCTGCGTGGAGCCAGCACCATCAGTCAACAGGTGGCCCGCAATGTATTTCTCTGGCAGGGGCGCAACTGGATTCGAAAAGCCATTGAAGTATATTTCACGTTTATGATTGAAAAGATCTGGGGCAAGCGTCGCATTCTGGAAATGTATTTGAATGTAGCACAGATGGGGCCGCATGTGTTTGGCATCCAGGCTGCTGCAGAAGTATATTTTCATAAGCCGGCATCCCGTCTCACCCGCGAAGAAGCCGCCATGATCGCCGCCGTATTGCCCAATCCCGTTCGTTTTCGTGTCAATCCCCCCTCTTCATTCACCCGATGGCGCCAGCAATATCTTCTGCAGCAAATGCGCAACCTGGAGGGGGATGAGGATATTGAAGCATTGATAAGAAAATAA
- a CDS encoding SDR family oxidoreductase gives MMAITGSTGHLGRLVIAALLRRGIPASEIMALARDPQKANDLSAQGIAVRRADYNQPETLEQALEGVDKLLLISGSEVGKRVEQHRRVIEAARKRQVKHIAYTSILHADTSQIDLAEEHRQTEALIRQSGIAYTLLRNSWYHENYEQAILNAIEQGALVGCAGKGKIASAARADYAEAAAVVLTTTGHEGKIYELAGDQAWTMDELAEIITRQTGKQIVYRDMDRQAYTALLINTAGLPEPIARMIAGWDVAIAAGQLFDDSHQLSTLIKRNTTPIADTVREVLKKRM, from the coding sequence ATGATGGCGATTACAGGATCCACGGGTCATCTCGGGCGACTGGTCATAGCTGCCTTGCTGCGCAGGGGCATACCCGCCTCCGAAATCATGGCCCTGGCACGTGATCCACAAAAGGCGAACGACCTCTCGGCCCAGGGTATTGCGGTCAGACGGGCCGATTATAACCAGCCGGAAACCCTTGAACAGGCGCTGGAAGGCGTGGATAAACTCCTGTTAATATCGGGCAGTGAAGTGGGCAAGCGTGTGGAACAACATCGACGGGTGATAGAAGCCGCTCGCAAACGTCAGGTGAAGCATATCGCCTATACCAGCATCCTGCATGCCGATACCTCACAGATCGATCTGGCCGAAGAACACCGACAGACGGAAGCCCTGATCCGACAATCGGGCATCGCTTATACTTTGCTGCGCAACAGCTGGTATCATGAAAATTATGAACAGGCTATTCTGAACGCAATCGAACAGGGCGCACTGGTAGGATGTGCCGGCAAAGGTAAAATTGCCTCCGCCGCAAGAGCCGATTATGCCGAAGCTGCTGCTGTGGTGCTCACCACAACAGGACACGAGGGTAAAATCTATGAACTGGCCGGCGATCAGGCCTGGACCATGGATGAGCTGGCGGAAATAATTACACGGCAAACGGGAAAACAAATCGTTTATCGCGACATGGATAGGCAGGCATACACGGCTTTGCTGATAAATACGGCGGGCCTGCCTGAGCCCATAGCCCGGATGATTGCCGGGTGGGATGTGGCGATCGCCGCCGGTCAACTGTTCGACGATAGCCACCAGCTGAGCACCCTCATCAAGCGCAATACCACACCTATCGCCGACACGGTTCGGGAAGTGTTGAAAAAGCGTATGTAA
- a CDS encoding ATP-binding protein gives MKKIVVIGPESTGKSTLSEQLAHHLHTVWVPEYARTYLDQLNRPYEEADLLAIARGQLASEDALAPQARELLICDTDLYVIKVWSEHKYNTCHPWILEQIAQRHYDMYILTNIDVPWVPDPQREHPQPEMRAYFFRIYLDIVIQSGLPWVLVQGDPAQRLHTALQAIHTLKNA, from the coding sequence ATGAAAAAGATTGTGGTCATCGGCCCGGAATCAACCGGTAAGAGTACGCTGAGCGAGCAATTGGCTCACCACCTGCACACCGTCTGGGTGCCTGAATATGCCCGTACCTATTTAGATCAACTCAACCGCCCCTACGAGGAAGCCGACCTGCTGGCCATCGCACGCGGACAGCTCGCTTCGGAAGATGCACTTGCCCCGCAGGCCAGAGAACTGCTGATCTGTGATACGGACCTGTATGTCATCAAGGTGTGGAGCGAACATAAATACAACACCTGTCATCCCTGGATCCTGGAGCAGATTGCCCAACGCCACTACGATATGTATATCCTCACCAATATCGATGTGCCATGGGTGCCCGATCCGCAACGTGAACATCCCCAGCCGGAAATGCGTGCCTATTTCTTCCGCATCTACCTCGACATCGTCATCCAGAGCGGCTTGCCCTGGGTGCTCGTGCAGGGTGATCCTGCACAGCGGCTCCATACGGCCCTGCAAGCCATCCACACACTGAAAAATGCATAA
- a CDS encoding efflux RND transporter permease subunit encodes MNNFFATYRRPLSLILALILMGGLLVYTRMQTSLFPEITFPKIKVIADNGLQPVDKMMVTVTKPLELAIKKIQNLQMIRSTTSRGSCEISAFLNWGANIDLGMQQINERISEIRSSLPPDVQITVEKMNPSILPVMGYALESQRLTPIELKLLALYTIRPYLAQVPGISQIQIMGGRTKEYWVTLHPEEMTALHLAPAAVAQAINKTNFVLSNGYVADYHRLYLSVTNDNLVNLNQLQHIVITNSGKRVIYLKDIADVSVHEAIEYTRINANGHNAVLIGVIKQPNANLIDVSNQVEARVKSLQHLLPPGVKMVPYYIQADFVHDAIHSVTDALWIGILLAIVVAILFLRSGKASATLLVTVPITLALTLIALYAVGYTFNIMTLGAMAAAIGLIIDDAIVVTEQIHRTGEEHPDVDYPTLVKKAIQYLFPAMVASSLSTIVIFIPFGFMSGVAGAYFQVLANTMIITLVCSFLVTWIGLPVIYLLFSRKKRKQVPAQKVVKTQRWVQFFLKHVWVSIGFCLLLAALIFWILPRLGTGFLPDMDEGSIVLDYTSPPGTSLDETDRMCRQVEKIIMSTPEVESYSRRTGTQMGFFITEPNTGDYLISLKKNRKRTTAQVIDDIRRRIEASLPALRVDFGQVITDMLGDLTESTQPIEIKVFGNDPTILHQIADSVAYWTSTVPGTADVFDGIVIAGPSVDVRPRADVLAQYGLTPADLQFQLQTQLQGAVVGQVLDQEQMTDVRMIYPHPSQRSVADIRNTEIFLPDGTLKPVSTFARISLQRGSAEIQRENLQTVDIVTARLNQRDLGSVMRDIRSRISQHVVLPQGYHIEYGGSYAQQQRSFHELLLILITAGLLVCCVTAFMTRNLWVSLSILLIAALGTAGCILALLITGTPLNVGSYTGIIMIVGIIGENAIFTFQQFHQRLDETKDVDEAMVYAISTRLRPKLMTALGAIIALMPLALGIGVGAQLHQPLAIAVIGGFIMALPLLLMVLPSWLRIIYRRHSVA; translated from the coding sequence ATGAACAACTTCTTTGCTACCTATCGTCGTCCACTATCCTTAATCCTGGCACTCATCCTGATGGGAGGACTGCTGGTGTATACGCGCATGCAAACCTCCCTTTTCCCGGAAATCACCTTTCCCAAGATCAAGGTGATCGCCGATAATGGACTGCAGCCGGTCGATAAAATGATGGTGACCGTCACCAAGCCCCTGGAGCTGGCCATAAAAAAAATCCAGAACCTGCAGATGATCCGCAGCACCACCAGCCGGGGTAGCTGTGAAATATCCGCCTTCCTGAACTGGGGAGCCAATATCGACCTGGGTATGCAACAAATCAACGAACGGATTTCGGAAATCCGCAGCAGCCTGCCCCCCGACGTGCAGATCACCGTGGAAAAAATGAACCCCTCCATCCTGCCGGTGATGGGCTACGCCCTCGAAAGTCAGCGCCTGACCCCTATTGAACTTAAACTGCTGGCGCTCTACACCATCCGCCCCTACCTGGCGCAGGTGCCCGGTATAAGCCAGATCCAGATCATGGGCGGCCGTACCAAAGAATACTGGGTGACCCTGCATCCCGAAGAAATGACAGCGTTGCACCTCGCGCCGGCTGCCGTGGCTCAGGCAATCAACAAAACCAATTTCGTCCTCTCCAACGGCTATGTGGCCGACTACCACCGACTCTATCTTTCGGTGACAAACGATAACCTGGTGAACCTCAACCAGCTACAGCATATCGTGATAACCAACAGCGGCAAACGAGTCATTTATCTCAAGGATATCGCCGACGTGAGTGTGCACGAAGCCATCGAATATACCCGCATCAATGCCAACGGACACAATGCCGTGCTGATCGGCGTCATCAAACAGCCCAACGCCAACCTCATCGACGTGTCGAATCAGGTGGAAGCCCGCGTAAAAAGCCTGCAACACCTGTTGCCTCCAGGCGTAAAAATGGTGCCCTACTATATTCAGGCCGACTTTGTTCACGACGCCATCCACAGCGTTACCGACGCCCTGTGGATTGGCATCCTGCTGGCCATCGTCGTAGCTATTCTTTTTCTGCGTTCCGGCAAGGCCAGCGCCACCCTGCTGGTGACGGTGCCCATTACCCTGGCCCTGACGTTGATTGCGCTTTATGCCGTGGGGTATACCTTCAATATCATGACGCTGGGCGCTATGGCTGCAGCCATCGGCCTTATCATCGATGATGCCATCGTGGTCACCGAACAAATCCACCGAACGGGTGAGGAACACCCCGATGTAGATTATCCCACCCTGGTAAAAAAAGCCATTCAATACCTGTTTCCCGCCATGGTGGCCTCATCGCTCAGCACCATCGTCATCTTCATCCCCTTCGGCTTCATGAGCGGTGTGGCGGGCGCCTATTTTCAGGTGCTGGCCAATACCATGATCATCACCCTCGTGTGTTCCTTCCTGGTTACCTGGATTGGCCTGCCCGTGATTTATCTGTTGTTTTCACGAAAAAAACGCAAACAGGTACCCGCACAAAAAGTAGTGAAAACGCAACGCTGGGTGCAGTTTTTTCTAAAACATGTGTGGGTCAGCATAGGCTTTTGCCTCCTGCTCGCCGCCCTGATCTTCTGGATCCTGCCCAGGCTGGGCACAGGATTTCTACCCGATATGGACGAGGGTTCCATTGTGCTGGATTACACCTCTCCTCCCGGCACTTCGCTCGATGAAACCGATCGCATGTGCCGCCAGGTGGAAAAAATCATCATGAGCACACCCGAAGTGGAAAGCTATTCCCGCAGAACGGGTACCCAGATGGGATTTTTCATCACCGAACCCAATACCGGCGATTACCTCATTAGCCTGAAGAAAAACCGGAAACGCACCACCGCACAGGTGATCGATGATATCCGCCGGCGTATCGAAGCTTCACTGCCGGCCCTGCGGGTAGACTTTGGTCAGGTGATCACCGATATGTTAGGCGATCTTACGGAGTCGACCCAGCCCATCGAGATCAAGGTCTTCGGCAATGACCCCACCATATTGCACCAGATCGCCGACTCCGTAGCTTATTGGACCTCCACCGTGCCGGGCACGGCCGATGTGTTCGACGGCATCGTCATTGCCGGCCCCTCGGTGGATGTACGCCCGCGGGCCGACGTGCTGGCTCAATATGGCCTCACACCGGCCGACTTACAATTTCAACTGCAGACCCAGCTGCAGGGTGCCGTGGTGGGACAGGTACTGGATCAAGAACAGATGACCGATGTGCGCATGATCTATCCTCATCCTTCACAACGCAGCGTGGCCGATATCCGCAACACCGAAATCTTTTTACCCGATGGCACCCTGAAACCGGTAAGCACATTTGCCCGGATCTCCCTCCAGCGAGGATCAGCCGAAATCCAGCGCGAGAACCTGCAAACGGTAGATATCGTTACTGCCCGCCTCAACCAGCGCGACCTGGGCAGCGTAATGCGGGATATCCGCTCGCGCATCAGTCAGCACGTGGTATTGCCTCAGGGCTATCATATCGAATACGGCGGCAGCTATGCCCAGCAACAACGTTCTTTTCATGAGCTGCTGCTCATCCTCATCACGGCCGGTCTGCTCGTGTGCTGTGTTACGGCCTTCATGACACGCAACCTGTGGGTATCGCTTTCCATCTTGCTCATCGCCGCTCTGGGCACGGCCGGCTGCATCCTGGCACTCTTGATTACAGGCACACCTTTAAACGTGGGAAGCTACACGGGCATCATCATGATCGTGGGCATCATCGGCGAGAACGCCATCTTCACCTTTCAACAATTTCATCAACGATTGGATGAAACAAAAGATGTAGATGAGGCCATGGTGTATGCCATTTCCACCCGGCTCCGTCCCAAATTGATGACCGCCCTGGGAGCCATCATCGCCCTCATGCCCCTGGCCCTGGGCATCGGCGTGGGCGCTCAACTCCACCAGCCGCTGGCCATCGCCGTGATCGGCGGATTTATCATGGCCTTACCTTTGTTGCTGATGGTACTGCCCAGCTGGCTCCGGATCATCTATCGTCGCCATTCCGTTGCATGA
- a CDS encoding phosphatase PAP2 family protein yields the protein MLCLIRLKRLPAIPRRPGFSLLLGLFLSLTAPGLLHAQGIDIRLLRDINLHRPRSLDQAFLDVTHSTVPVSLALPIGYTGVGWLRHDSLARARGIRMGLALACTAVVTEGLKWAIHRPRPYMTYPDIEHLQNDSDGSFPSGHTSLAFCTATSLALQHARWYVQIPAWTWAAAVAYSRLDLGMHYPSDVLAGMVVGAGSAWAGWKIQQWWLQHRCSTRSGRVAFQPDPFLSMVIRPEKAFSL from the coding sequence ATGCTTTGCCTGATTCGTCTGAAACGTTTGCCAGCCATCCCCAGACGCCCGGGGTTCAGCTTGCTGCTGGGCCTGTTTCTGTCCCTGACTGCGCCAGGCCTGCTGCATGCTCAGGGCATCGACATCCGGCTGTTACGCGATATCAACCTGCACCGTCCGCGCTCGCTCGATCAAGCTTTCCTGGATGTCACCCACTCGACCGTTCCGGTGAGCCTTGCGCTGCCCATCGGCTATACCGGTGTAGGATGGCTGAGGCACGATAGCCTGGCCCGGGCGCGCGGCATACGCATGGGGCTCGCACTGGCCTGCACGGCGGTCGTCACCGAAGGATTGAAATGGGCCATCCACCGCCCCCGACCCTACATGACCTACCCGGATATCGAGCACCTGCAAAACGACAGCGACGGCTCGTTTCCCTCCGGGCATACCTCGCTGGCCTTCTGTACGGCCACCTCGCTGGCCTTACAACATGCCCGCTGGTATGTACAAATACCAGCCTGGACCTGGGCGGCCGCCGTGGCTTATTCCCGACTCGACCTGGGCATGCATTACCCCAGCGATGTACTGGCCGGCATGGTGGTAGGCGCAGGATCGGCATGGGCAGGATGGAAAATACAACAATGGTGGCTGCAACACCGCTGCTCCACCCGCTCCGGTAGAGTGGCCTTCCAGCCCGATCCCTTTTTGAGCATGGTCATCAGGCCCGAAAAAGCTTTTTCACTATGA
- a CDS encoding HlyD family efflux transporter periplasmic adaptor subunit translates to MKPYWLLIAVLLMMSCHASTEDDAADTEGEVVVPVQVAPVQTGSIADQITLNAVATYLKKNSLKANVTGYVLAVYATPGMPVKKGQALFILQTKEARAVSGLADSITENLLPLNGRVTIRASQDGFVSQVYHQVGDYVPDGEPLCDISDQSSFVFLLQVPFEWSDQLHPGENCMLILPDSSRLQARIAYRMPMVDPAAQTQQYVLNVPGRKNLPENLIARAVLTVRVFHQTRLIPKSAVLTNEEQNQFWVMRLVNDSLAVKTPITPGITQDSVVQVLSSTLAPGDRVVTAGNYGLPDTAHIRIMQ, encoded by the coding sequence ATGAAACCATACTGGCTGCTTATCGCTGTGCTATTGATGATGAGCTGTCATGCATCAACCGAAGATGATGCTGCCGATACAGAAGGTGAGGTGGTCGTACCCGTACAGGTGGCTCCCGTACAAACAGGATCCATCGCCGATCAAATCACCCTGAATGCCGTGGCCACCTATTTGAAAAAAAACAGCCTGAAAGCCAACGTTACCGGTTATGTACTGGCCGTTTATGCTACCCCCGGCATGCCGGTGAAAAAGGGACAGGCGCTGTTTATCCTCCAAACCAAGGAAGCGCGTGCCGTAAGCGGATTGGCCGATTCCATCACCGAGAATTTATTACCGCTTAACGGACGGGTAACCATCCGGGCCAGCCAGGATGGGTTTGTGAGTCAGGTTTATCATCAGGTGGGCGACTATGTGCCCGATGGAGAACCGCTCTGTGATATCAGCGATCAGAGCAGCTTCGTCTTCCTGCTGCAGGTGCCTTTCGAATGGTCGGATCAGCTACACCCGGGAGAAAACTGCATGCTCATACTGCCCGACAGCAGCCGTTTACAAGCCCGTATCGCCTATCGAATGCCCATGGTCGACCCTGCAGCTCAAACACAGCAATATGTGTTGAATGTGCCTGGCCGCAAAAATTTACCAGAAAACCTCATTGCTCGAGCGGTGCTCACCGTTCGGGTATTCCACCAAACCCGGCTCATTCCTAAATCGGCCGTTCTGACCAACGAAGAACAAAACCAATTCTGGGTGATGCGCCTGGTCAACGACAGCCTGGCGGTGAAAACACCCATTACACCCGGCATCACACAGGACAGCGTCGTGCAGGTGCTCTCATCTACACTGGCGCCGGGCGACCGGGTGGTAACCGCCGGCAATTATGGTTTGCCGGATACTGCACATATCCGGATTATGCAATAA